The Gemella massiliensis DNA segment CTAATTCTGATTTTAGTTTTTGAATTTCTTCTTTTTTTATTGTAGATTCTTCACTATTTATTTTATAAAAATCAATATAATTACCATTATCGATACTTCTACAATTTCTACAATTTTCACAACTATAAAAATTTTTTTCATTATTATTCAAACAAAAAATTGCTTTAACAAACTGAATAACGAATTTATCAGAATATAAACTATCCTTGCCTATAACAAGATAGGCATGGGATAGTTTATTATTTTTTAAAGCATTTTCTACTGATTTTAATGAAATAGCATCTTTTTTAAATATTTTCATCATTTAAAAATCCTTCTACTACTTCTAACGCCTCTTTTTCTACAATATTGTAAGGCTTATTAGCGTCTATAGTTTTTATCCTTTTATTATACTCTAACGAAAGTTCATCATAACCTTGTTTTACTCGTTCATAAAATGAAAATTCTTCCAAATCCATACGATTATTATTATCTCTATTTTTTGTTCGATTTAAACCTATTTTTACATCTACACTGAAATATATAGTCAAATCCGGTTCTAAACCATCTGTTGTATACTTATTTATATTTATTATATCGCTCTTTTCTAGTCCTCGACCGTAAGATTGATACGCAATGGAACTATCTACAAATCGGTCACAAATAACTA contains these protein-coding regions:
- the tmk gene encoding dTMP kinase; the encoded protein is MKGKFITVEGTDGSGKTTFLQFITKYLVNKGYKVILTREPGGTEFSEKVRELLFDSNNRIDAKTESLLFCASRRDHIINKIIPYIEKGYIVICDRFVDSSIAYQSYGRGLEKSDIININKYTTDGLEPDLTIYFSVDVKIGLNRTKNRDNNNRMDLEEFSFYERVKQGYDELSLEYNKRIKTIDANKPYNIVEKEALEVVEGFLNDENI